GGCCATGCGATTCATGATCCTGGTGAAAGCCAACGAACAGTCCGAGGCGGGCGTGCTCCCGGACGAGAAGATCCTCACCGAGATGGGGAAGTTCAACGAGCAGCTGGTGAAGGCCGGCGTGATGCTCGCGGCCGAGGG
This genomic interval from Candidatus Polarisedimenticolia bacterium contains the following:
- a CDS encoding YciI family protein yields the protein MRFMILVKANEQSEAGVLPDEKILTEMGKFNEQLVKAGVMLAAEG